The Pleuronectes platessa chromosome 10, fPlePla1.1, whole genome shotgun sequence genome contains a region encoding:
- the LOC128450171 gene encoding free fatty acid receptor 2-like yields MVSSGVILSVYIITFVIGFPANLLALYAFSAKIHVKANPTDILLLNLTVSDLLFLLILPLKMNEAMSGMMWNLPRFLCSLTSFIFFSTIYTSSLLLMAVSLVRYIALAFPITYHRLHKPVYAVVMGAVIWLISLANCSITFITQYHPSLARETPDGQAHACYENFTKKQLDVLLPIRLELSIVFCLVPLVICVYCYVQCILILYSRPRISRMQKQKAIGMALGTLAVFLICVLPYNISHLVGFIEGKSPEWRYYVLLLSTFNTCIDPIIFYFSSSSFHCNSKKSIFRKRKLTVSELQKQVTGSNPG; encoded by the coding sequence ATGGTGAGCAGCGGGGTGATTCTCTCGGTGTACATAATTACCTTTGTGATTGGCTTCCCAGCCAACCTCCTGGCTCTCTATGCCTTCAGTGCCAAGATCCATGTCAAGGCAAATCCAACAGACATCCTGCTACTCAATCTGACCGTCTCCGACCTGCTCTTCTTGCTCATCCTTCCTCTCAAGATGAACGAGGCCATGTCGGGCATGATGTGGAATCTGCCCCGCTTCCTGTGCTCCCTCacctccttcatcttcttctccacCATCTACACCAGCTCCTTGTTGCTGATGGCTGTCAGTCTGGTTCGCTACATTGCACTCGCCTTCCCTATCACCTATCATCGgctgcacaaacctgtgtaTGCAGTAGTGATGGGTGCAGTCATTTGGCTGATCTCCTTAGCAAACTGCAGTATCACTTTCATCACCCAGTACCACCCATCCCTAGCCAGAGAAACCCCTGATGGCCAGGCCCATGCTTGCTATGAGAACTTTACGAAGAAGCAGCTGGATGTCCTCCTCCCAATACGTTTGGAGCTTTCCATTGTCTTCTGCCTTGTACCTCTTGTAATTTGTGTTTACTGCTATGTGCAATGCATCTTGATCCTGTACAGCCGCCCCAGGATATCCCGCATGCAGAAGCAGAAAGCCATTGGTATGGCCTTGGGGACTCTGGCCGTGTTCCTCATTTGCGTGCTACCATACAATATCTCTCATTTAGTGGGTTTCATTGAGGGTAAGAGTCCAGAGTGGAGGTACTACGTTTTGCTGCTTAGCACCTTCAACACCTGCATTGATCCCATCATCTTCTACTTTTCTTCCTCTAGCTTCCACTGCAACAGTAAAAAGTCAATTTTCAGAAAACGTAAACTCACTGTTTCAGAGTTACAAAAGCAGGTCACAGGCTCTAACCCAGGGTGA
- the LOC128450170 gene encoding free fatty acid receptor 2: MVSSGVILMVYIITFVIGFPANLLALYAFSAKIHVKANPTDILLLNLTVSDLLFLLILPLKMNEAMSGMTWNLPRFLCSLTSFIFFSTIYTSSLLLMAVSLVRYIALAFPITYHRLHKPVYAVVMGAVIWLISLANCSITFITQYHPALASESLDGQAHACYENFTKKQLDVLLPIRLELSIVFCLVPLVICVYCYVQCILILYSRPRISRMQKQKAIGMALGTLAVFLICVLPYNISHLVGFIEGKSPEWRYYVLLLSTFNTCIDPIIFYFSSSSFHCNSKKSIFRKRKLNVSELQKQVTGSNPG; the protein is encoded by the coding sequence ATGGTGAGCAGCGGGGTGATTCTCATGGTGTACATAATTACCTTCGTGATTGGCTTCCCAGCCAACCTCCTGGCTCTCTATGCCTTCAGTGCCAAGATCCATGTCAAGGCAAATCCAACAGACATCCTGCTACTCAATCTGACCGTCTCCGACCTGCTCTTCTTGCTCATCCTTCCTCTCAAGATGAACGAGGCCATGTCGGGCATGACGTGGAATCTGCCCCGCTTCCTGTGCTCCCTCacctccttcatcttcttctccacCATCTACACCAGCTCCTTGTTGCTGATGGCTGTCAGTCTGGTTCGCTACATTGCACTCGCCTTCCCTATCACCTATCATCGgctgcacaaacctgtgtaTGCAGTAGTGATGGGTGCAGTCATTTGGCTGATCTCCTTAGCAAACTGCAGTATCACTTTCATCACCCAGTACCACCCAGCCCTAGCCAGTGAATCCCTTGATGGCCAGGCCCATGCTTGCTATGAGAACTTTACGAAGAAGCAGCTGGATGTCCTCCTCCCGATACGTTTGGAGCTTTCCATTGTCTTCTGCCTTGTTCCTCTTGTTATTTGTGTTTACTGCTACGTGCAATGCATCTTGATCCTGTACAGCCGCCCCAGGATATCCCGCATGCAGAAGCAGAAAGCCATTGGTATGGCCTTGGGGACTCTGGCCGTGTTCCTCATTTGCGTGCTACCATACAATATCTCTCATTTAGTGGGTTTCATTGAGGGTAAGAGTCCAGAGTGGAGGTACTACGTTTTGCTGCTTAGCACCTTCAACACCTGCATTGATCCCATCATCTTCTACTTTTCTTCCTCTAGCTTCCACTGCAACAGTAAAAAGTCAATTTTCAGAAAACGTAAACTCAATGTTTCAGAGTTACAAAAGCAGGTCACAGGCTCTAACCCAGGGTGA
- the LOC128450174 gene encoding free fatty acid receptor 2: MVGIGLILSVYIITFVIGFPANLLALYAFSAKIHVKANPTDILLLNLTVSDLLFLLILPLKMYEADSDMTWNLPRFLCSLTSLIFFSTIYTSSLLLMAVSLVRYIALAFPITYHRLHKPVYAVVMSAVIWLIPLAHGSIIYIILYHTSLARETPDGHACYENFTENQLDVLLPIRLEIFFVFCLVPLVICVYCYVQCILILYSRPRISRMQKQKAIGMALGTLAVFFICVLPYNISHLVGFIEGKSPEWRYYVLLLSTFNTCIDPIIFYFSSSSFHCNSKKSIFRKRKVPVSELEKQGTGSNPG, encoded by the coding sequence ATGGTGGGCATCGGGTTGATTCTCTCGGTGTACATAATTACCTTCGTGATTGGCTTCCCAGCCAACCTCCTGGCTCTCTATGCCTTCAGTGCCAAGATCCATGTCAAGGCAAATCCAACTGACATCCTGCTACTCAATCTGACCGTCTCCGACCTGCTCTTCTTGCTCATCCTTCCTCTCAAGATGTACGAGGCCGATTCAGACATGACGTGGAATCTGCCCCGCTTCCTGTGCTCCCTCACCTCCCTCATCTTCTTCTCCACAATCTACACCAGCTCCTTGTTGCTGATGGCTGTCAGTCTGGTTCGCTACATTGCACTCGCCTTCCCTATCACCTATCATCGgctgcacaaacctgtgtaTGCAGTAGTGATGAGTGCAGTCATTTGGCTGATCCCCTTAGCACACGGCAGTATCATTTACATCATCCTGTACCACACATCCCTAGCCAGAGAAACCCCTGATGGCCATGCTTGCTATGAGAACTTTACGGAGAATCAGCTGGATGTCCTCCTCCCGATACGTTTGGAGATTTTCTTTGTCTTCTGCCTTGTTCCTCTTGTAATTTGTGTTTACTGCTACGTGCAATGCATCTTGATCCTGTACAGCCGCCCCAGGATATCCCGCATGCAGAAGCAGAAAGCCATCGGTATGGCCTTGGGGACTCTGGCCGTGTTCTTCATTTGCGTGCTACCATACAATATCTCTCATTTAGTGGGTTTCATTGAGGGTAAGAGCCCAGAGTGGAGGTACTACGTTTTGCTGCTTAGCACCTTCAACACCTGCATTGATCCCATCATCTTCTACTTTTCTTCCTCTAGCTTCCACTGCAACAGTAAAAAGTCAATTTTCAGAAAACGTAAAGTCCCTGTTTCAGAGTTAGAAAAGCAGGGCACAGGCTCTAACCCAGGTTAA
- the LOC128449215 gene encoding free fatty acid receptor 3-like — MVSSGVILSVYIITFVIGFPANLLALYAFSAKIHVKANPTDILLLNLTVSDLLFLLIFPLKMNEAMSGMTWNLPHFLCSLTSFIFFSTIPTSSLLLMAVSLVRYIALAFPITYHRLTKPVYAVVMSAVIWLITLAHCSITFITQHHPALASESLDGQAHACYENSTQKQLDVVLPIRLEIFIVLWLVPLVICVYCYVQCILILYSRPRISRMQKQKAIGMASGTLAVFFICGLPFNISHLVGFIEGKSPEWRYYVLLLSTFNTCIDPIIFYFSSSSFHCNSKKSIFRKRKLTVSELQKQGPGSNPG; from the coding sequence ATGGTGAGCAGCGGGGTGATTCTCTCGGTGTACATAATTACCTTCGTGATTGGCTTCCCAGCCAACCTCCTGGCTCTCTATGCCTTCAGTGCCAAGATCCATGTCAAGGCAAATCCAACAGACATCCTGCTACTCAATCTGACCGTCTCCGACCTGCTCTTCTTGCTCATTTTTCCTCTCAAGATGAACGAGGCCATGTCGGGCATGACGTGGAATCTGCCCCACTTCCTGTGCTCCCTCacctccttcatcttcttctccacCATCCCCACCAGCTCCTTGTTGCTGATGGCTGTCAGTCTGGTTCGCTACATTGCACTCGCCTTCCCTATCACCTATCATCGCCTGACCAAACCTGTGTATGCAGTAGTGATGAGTGCAGTCATTTGGCTGATCACCTTAGCACACTGCAGTATCACTTTCATCACCCAGCACCACCCAGCCCTAGCCAGTGAATCCCTTGATGGCCAGGCCCATGCTTGCTATGAGAACTCTACGCAGAAGCAGCTGGATGTCGTCCTCCCGATACGTTTGGAGATTTTCATTGTTCTCTGGCTTGTTCCTCTTGTAATTTGTGTTTACTGCTACGTGCAATGCATCTTGATCCTGTACAGCCGCCCCAGGATATCCCGCATGCAGAAGCAGAAAGCCATCGGTATGGCCTCGGGGACTCTGGCCGTGTTCTTCATTTGCGGGCTACCATTCAATATCTCTCATTTAGTGGGTTTCATTGAGGGTAAGAGCCCAGAGTGGAGGTACTACGTTTTGCTGCTTAGCACCTTCAACACCTGCATTGATCCCATCATCTTCTACTTTTCTTCCTCTAGCTTCCACTGCAACAGTAAAAAGTCAATTTTCAGGAAACGTAAACTCACTGTTTCAGAGTTACAAAAGCAGGGCCCAGGCTCTAACCCAGGGTAA